A section of the Primulina eburnea isolate SZY01 chromosome 1, ASM2296580v1, whole genome shotgun sequence genome encodes:
- the LOC140836557 gene encoding uncharacterized protein — protein sequence MSELCDSKIRIFTLLFSDLVLFCSVILSHPLYFSYFVFFLPYILKLVSFIYPLFITIFLVLFAVLTGLVHDGFSTEFGQSWVGYLQIACGSVLERLQSEKEVENGGFGCLEDLEMYKIVFGPSVMGVEGNQVEVMEEKSGEYPLQGLQSSVKEDSFDGDLNLNKCELFTADKVKESSAVGAKIEEKRMESFLKLLDEFERMSPRVDDKKVEPRVNKETEKIGEKQIALSSPQGNAYQAAVDKINVTNTKWRKEHTPKVKAHSQRLNFNDDYTNENGVENSPTMGSNVGTYGSMRKEKEWRRTLACMLFEERHNVDGGEGMDSLWETYETDSTNPESSKKKNDKKKSGFESDEECDYEDEMEGNLCCLQAIKLSAGKMNLGVGKPNLVKFSKAVKGFGWLHRVGKKNKKVHNSGDRY from the coding sequence ATGTCTGAGTTGTGCGATTCCAAGATTAGAATTTTCACGCTTTTATTCTCTGACTTGGTTTTATTTTGTTCAGTCATTCTTTCTCATCCGCTCTACTTTTCTTACTTCGTTTTCTTCTTACCTTACATTCTCAAACTCGTATCTTTTATCTACCCTCTTTTCATTACCATTTTCCTTGTCCTCTTTGCTGTTCTTACTGGTCTTGTTCATGATGGTTTCTCCACTGAATTTGGTCAAAGCTGGGTTGGCTATCTGCAGATTGCTTGTGGGTCTGTTTTAGAAAGGTTGCAGTCCGAGAAAGAAGTTGAAAATGGAGGGTTTGGCTGTTTGGAGGATCTTGAAATGTATAAAATTGTGTTTGGCCCTTCAGTGATGGGAGTTGAAGGAAACCAAGTCGAGGTTATGGAGGAAAAATCAGGAGAATATCCTCTGCAAGGATTACAATCAAGTGTTAAAGAAGATTCATTCGATGGAGACCTCAACCTTAACAAATGTGAACTTTTCACTGCTGATAAGGTAAAAGAAAGTTCGGCTGTTGGTGCTAAGATAGAGGAGAAGAGAATGGAGAGTTTCTTGAAATTGTTGGATGAATTCGAAAGGATGAGTCCAAGAGTGGATGACAAGAAAGTCGAGCCACGAGTGAACAAGGAAACCGAAAAAATAGGTGAAAAACAGATTGCGTTGTCGTCACCTCAGGGAAATGCATACCAGGCAGCAGttgataaaataaatgtgaCGAACACCAAATGGAGAAAAGAGCACACTCCCAAAGTCAAAGCACATTCTCAAAGGCTAAACTTTAATGATGATTATACTAATGAAAATGGCGTGGAGAACTCTCCGACAATGGGTTCAAATGTTGGGACTTATGGATCAATGAGGAAGGAAAAGGAGTGGAGAAGGACGTTGGCGTGCATGTTATTCGAAGAGCGACACAATGTGGATGGTGGTGAAGGGATGGACTCGTTGTGGGAAACATACGAAACTGATTCAACTAATCCTGAGTCGTCGAAGAAGAAGAACGATAAAAAGAAGAGTGGATTTGAATCCGATGAAGAGTGTGACTATGAAGACGAGATGGAGGGCAATCTTTGTTGCTTACAAGCCATCAAATTGTCGGCTGGGAAGATGAATTTAGGCGTGGGAAAGCCTAATCTTGTTAAGTTTTCCAAGGCTGTCAAAGGGTTCGGATGGTTGCATCGAGTCGGCAAGAAGAACAAGAAGGTGCATAATAGTGGAGACAGATACTAG